A genomic region of Eucalyptus grandis isolate ANBG69807.140 chromosome 5, ASM1654582v1, whole genome shotgun sequence contains the following coding sequences:
- the LOC120293891 gene encoding agamous-like MADS-box protein AGL61 has product MAGRQTGENPRPGMKQIENESSRLITFSKRKSSINKKASELVTLCGAEVGFVAFSPSGNPFSFAHPSIDAVANRFLNRNPSPNNSSQTLVESYRQAKCKELNQQHDELYNQIKAEKAQGKALKRLTKGKSDGAWWEAPIEELNREELYQMKGRMEELRRSLKRSINQKTQGEASGSSQGQELKK; this is encoded by the coding sequence ATGGCAGGAAGACAAACAGGAGAGAATCCAAGACCTGGGatgaaacaaattgaaaatgagagtaGCAGGCTTATTACATTTTCAAAACGTAAATCCAGCATCAACAAAAAGGCAAGCGAGCTCGTGACCCTTTGCGGGGCGGAGGTGGGTTTTGTAGCATTCTCTCCTTCTGGaaatcccttttcttttgcccaTCCATCCATTGATGCAGTCGCCAATCGGTTCCTCAACCGAAACCCTTCGCCCAACAATAGTTCTCAAACTTTGGTCGAGTCCTATCGGCAGGCCAAATGTAAGGAGCTCAACCAACAGCATGATGAGCTCTACAATCAAATCAAAGCTGAGAAGGCACAAGGCAAAGCGTTGAAGCGACTGACCAAAGGGAAAAGCGATGGGGCATGGTGGGAAGCTCCCATCGAAGAGCTCAATCGGGAAGAACTCTACCAAATGAAGGGGCGAATGGAGGAGCTTCGGCGGAGCTTGAAGAGGTCGATCAATCAAAAGACTCAAGGAGAGGCATCCGGATCCTCTCAAGGGCAGGAGTTGAAGAAATAA